The following is a genomic window from Engystomops pustulosus chromosome 11, aEngPut4.maternal, whole genome shotgun sequence.
TTGCCAGTTGGGAAGcctctatatacatatactagttGTCTTGTCTCACAGGCACATACTTGTGACCTGAGATGGGAATAGAGCTTGGGGCTAGTTGGGAGGCCCCTATACATATATAGTAGTTATCTGGTCTCACAGGCACATACTTGTGACCTGAGATGGGAATAGAGCTCGTGGCTATTTGGGagacctgtatacatgtatactagTTGTCTGGTCTCATAGGTACATACTTGTGACCTGAGATGGGAATAGAGTCTGGAGCTAGTTGGGAggcctgtatacacatatactagTAGTTGGATCCAACTACTAGTTGTTGGGTTCCGCTACTTAATATACCTTAATATAAGGTAAAAAGTATTAATAAACTAGATCTAATGTCTGACATAGTTCCATTAATTACAGAAGCATCCTTGAATCATACAAAGGTGTAAACAGTTTACTTTATCTCCTGATATTCACCTATTATCAGCTGCCTTATACACTGTTAACATATTCTTTATAGCGCAGGTCTGTAGGCATGCAATAATTTTATTTTGGCACTACGGTATATTAGCCATACAAAGGCTGTGCACAGAACAGCGCAGTTACATGTGTTTATAGGTGCGCAGAGGGTGGGAGCAGAGCAGCGGATAGTGGGAAGTGTTTATTGACGAGAAGTGAAAGCATGCATACAGGAGGATAATGAGTTTTTTAGCTCAACTGTGACCAAAAGGAACTGAGCTATCTCTTCCCTTGATCACTAATGAAACAAGTGTAATTTCCTCATCAGCATTGAATTTTATTTCCATACTCCCCTCTTTGCTCACCCGGCCGCTAGCCCTTTCCAGCAGTTCACTGCACCAACCTGGACTCCTTTTGCTTTAAGTTGTACAATAATGTCTCAAACAAATGTAAGTTGTATATTAGGGAGTAATATATGTGTCTGTTCTACAGCTTTATGCAGTGTCATTTAATGGAGCATTCACTCGTACTTGTGTTATATATCTCGAAATAAATAAACGTGGGAATTAATGCTTTGTCAAAGCTGTGCCTAGAAGAAACAGCCCTTTGTCCAttagatctatacattgtatctataaATATGCTTGAAAGGAAAATACAGCACCAATAGATCTTGTTCTATTCTTGTCTATGAGTGTGACATAAGATCTCTGTTATAATAGGTAACTATTTGGATAACCCTTTGACACCAGCATCAAACTTTTATTATAAGGCCATAGGTTCATAATATGGCACAAAAACTGTTCATTGGATTATTAGAGACATAAGTGAAGATTAATATTTTGGAATGCACTAGAATTCTGAGTTATTGTGCACCAAAAGTGGTGTTGCAAAAGCTTTATTATGTATTTTAGACATGTGACAGGTTTTAATATTTTGTGCTTATATCCAACCAATGGGAGAGGCATCAAGCTAGATGTTCCAAAACTATCACACAACTTGAAccataatgataaatatggtggacTAATTGCCTATCTGGTCTAGTAGTAAGTCAGTggtaataaatatacatttatatatatatatatatatatatatatatatatgacattttACACTATTTCTGTAAAGTGTGACATTCTTCTAAATTAAAAGTCTAACTTGGTTCTTCGATAAGTACAAGCATGCTATAATCAAGAGCAGAAGATCCAAATCAACATTTGAAGAAGAATCATGATGATCTTAGGATTACATGACCACAGAAACATAGTTTGACAACATAAGAAGAAGACACGGAGAAGACATGACATACAGATATGCACAATGTGCTAGACTCACCACTCCCAGTCCTGCAGTGAAACAGACAAGGTTTAGAGCTGGACAGACATGAGCAGCACTCCACAGGTTGGACCGAATGGTGGACCGAAACGTTGGTGCCTGTCAATGCAGTGATAATGAGATGCTTCTTTCCTGTCAATAGCCTGTGGAGTGCTGCATACTATGTGTGTCAAGCTTAAAGCATGGGTATCTAGTGATGTACTGTGAGAGGAGATTTAACCCCCTATTAATTGTAAAATACTGTTCCTGTTAGGTGAAAGCATTCCATTTACAGTACTATGGCCCATTGACTTCTCTGCTCAGTGGTTCCTCTGGTTGAGTGACTTAACAGCAACTAGAAGTATTGGCTCACAGAGACCTTTTAGAGCGATCATTAGCTAATGAACAAATTCTATTCCCCTTAAAAGTTGTGTACCTAAGTGTAAGTAATTTCTACAAGGCAACTTGGCCACTACTCAAATGTCTtgccatgtatatgtatataatcatTAAAGGTAAGTATATGGTTCTAAAGGTGTGGCTTATTCTAAAATGTTCTAAATATTTTGCAATTATGACCTTATATTTGTGTTACAATACAACTCTGACTTACCAGGTACCATTCCAGCCAGCGTTGATGTTGGATAACTGCCTTGTCCCGTTGGGGGAACATGAGGAGGGTATCCGGGCAGGGTTGTACTTGTCATGTCTCGACCTATgaacacaaaaacattttttcttaattctccaaaaagaaagagaaaaaaagccacaaaaatcTATACTAGAATGGTATCCAACACAAGTACAGTATTTACAAGTATTCCATTCTAATGGTGTTGAAACATATAAATACAACATCATTACAAAGGTAAAAACGCAATGAAATCTTACGCTCTAAATTTATATTGGAAATGATAACTGTCCTGTCATATATACTTGGAGAATTTAGATTTGGTTAGATTTGATACTATTGAATCTGACACTAAATCCTGGATTTGGTTTAGGCTAAGTACAAATTTTCTGAATGATATAGGATTTCTTAGCATATACTGTGGTGTAAGTTTTAAGTCGGTGACGAGAAAGAAGCACGGATTTCATAACCAGCGCCAGTCATCTGTAAATATCCTCAACCTATTCAGGCATAACGACTTGGAAGTGATGTCAATGTTGCTGAGTTTCTCTAATCCCAGATAAGGCTGTTCTATTGCCTGCAACTTCCATTAAATACTAGCAGTGGTAATTAGCCTACAAACAGGAGTTAGCAAGGCTGAATCAATAATACCGGTCTTATAGAACTTTATGGTTGACTTATGCTTGGTTGTCATTGCCATGCAAATCCTGCAGGAAGGCTCAGCTTAGGAAGTCGGGAGTATTTTACCGTTCTTGATCACTACACAGGAACTCACTGAACCTAGGATTCCTATTGGCTGTTCAGCTAGATTACTAGTTCACAAGTTTACAAATTATCTCTCTGTAACCTAGTAGGTTCCAATCCAAATATTAAAGAGCATCGACTATGAACAAAATGATCTAAATCCAATGTTAAACATAAGCCTAAAGATTTTCCAATGACAATATACCGTAATTCTTTAAAACCCTCATGAGTTGCATGCTATGATGTTAAAAATTACAGTGATCtgaaaaaagtcccatttttgaaatttaaaaatgtttaatttccaATTGGTTTCCCTAGGAAAATAGTTCCACAGCCAGGGGATGATGTGATCACTATGGTCCAGCTACAGCAACTTCTATGAGCATCAGTAAGCAAGTTATTGCCTCCATTAAGGTAATCTTTTTAATAGCGATAAAACATTGGTAAGAGTTTTAGGATTTATATGTGCTACAATAGACATGTCTTGACATAGACAGACACATCACGCCTTCTGCCATACCAGATTTTATTATAGGATGTATCATAGATATACTattaaaagtaaaacaaaacaaaacatttgtAGAAACAAAGTTTTCTTTTTAAAGCAAGATAGAAGCCTCCACTTTACATATGTATTCTTCAGATCTTGCAGGGTCTGGTGATCCACTGTGTCAGCCTTGGGGATCCTACCCCTTTGCCACTCAAGCCAATTGGTCTTTGCTATTCCAACATTCATCAATTACAAAGTAACAAGTTTCCTAAgtagatttttaaatatttaaaatagggATTGCTCTATGCAAATTTTGTAGGGTTCATCTGAATATTTCCTGATAATTAACTAAATGCCCAATTTGGTAGATAACTTATTATGGTAATTTTGGTACCTGCTATGAGTGGCTGGCTGCCGAACTGCCCGTAGGGAGGGCCATGGTGGGTGAAGGAGCTGTACGTAGGTGTGGACGCATCAACGGTGAGGGCCATCTGAAAAGGCTGAAGATCAGCCAGCCCCGAGCTGGCTAGTGAAGAGGGAGTGAAGGGAGTAAGGGAAGCTTCATGAGGCTCTTGCTTTACATAGAGGTGAGAGGAGAAACTCTCTGTGAGGAAGAAGGAAATGGATGGACAGAAGACGGACGCACAGACACAGGAAGGGTGGAAcacagagagagaaaaaaaatatatgtataaatgtaaatggaatgattaaaaacaacaaaataaaataaagaggGTTTCAAATAAGTAAAAATGGTTCTGTAACTGGTCTACCACTTTGCTCTACTTGCCATTTATGGTGTTCTGCTCTGTGCTGACATTGTCTTGAAAAGCATCTCAAAATTTATAATAAGACCATTCTGGCAACAGTCATTTTAATTAAACTAATCTAAACTAAtcaaactaattaaaaaaataggctcagcattatatatatatattttttaaagatcATACTATATATCCAATGTCCAATGGTTTTCAGGTCACTCTGGAtacacagtaaattaccaatcatCGGCTATGGTGGTGGTCTACCATGGCTAGTAATCAGCTGAAAAGTAATCCCCTGGAGGACCAGGAAGTAGACAACAGTAGAGCATCCAGAAAGAATTGAAAGTGGGGGAGGCTTAGTTGGGTAAGTATGACTTTATAAAAATTTGATAGCACTTTTTTAACATTAATCACTTGGAGATTTAAGACCATCATCTTGATTAACACTTTATGTTATTCTATACTGATATCTTGATATCTCAAGAAACGGAGTGATAAAGTAGTTAATACTTCTGTTGTCAAGAATCATACCCCGGTTTCTGCTGTAAAGGTAGTCTAAGTACTCAAGCTGTTTGAAGGACTAAGTTAAATGAATTGGTAATCTTCTGTAATGCAGGCTACCTGGATCACTGCATTAGAGTGAATGCTTATCGGCATGTGGATTTCCACTTAGACAGAACCCAGAGGATACAATTTCACAGTAAAAGCTTCTACAACACCAACTTCTGCAACACCAACAAGAGGAATTACTCTGAAGTTAATTCCTTACATTGTTTATTGTGTATTTGGTACTGTTAAAAGCCTGAGGTCTACTGCTTAAGGTACTGGATAACAAATGACCAAGCTGTAAAGCTGAAGTCTACAAAATTGCATACAGTACTTATAAAGGTAGGGCTCTaacttgtattgtattttattaccTATGGGTGTTGTTATTTTAATACACCCCCTTTGTAAAGAGAAGCTAGTCATGAACACGATCAACTGATAACATTTATGATATAAGAGACCCAGTTTTTTTAACTGGTTTATTTCGGGAAGGGGGGGTCTTAACCTTTGGACCTGGCCCTGTGAAGTAATTTGTCTTAATGTAGCTTGCCCCTTTATGTTTGGATAAATACCTATTGGATAAATACCTATTCAGAACTACTATTAGGAGTTAACTTTGTAAATGAATGGTAAAATGCTTGTCGTTGTAATCCACATTGCCTCATACAGTATTGGTAGCTTCCAGGATCAGCACGTAGCCTATGACAATAATAagacactgatgacatcactaatATCTTGTAATATGGTAGGTTGTATTTTCATGAATATTTGAGTAATGGTTTTGTAATCCATGAAAATGTCCTCTATGTATAAAGCGCAATGATAAGGAATGACATAAAAAGATCATGAGATTGACCAACGTATAATTACTGGAAAGTAATATCAATGATCCCAGTTGGTTGTTCATCTGTACAGATTTAGTTGTTGCCACCTGTGATAAATGTTTGGCTCTAGAATGCTGAAGTAGTCATTCTTTTGGTTCCTTCACTAGAATTGATTCTTCCATGAAATATAACAAATGGATTTTGCAGGACGGAGAAGACACCCAGAGCTTTTTAACAAGGCAGTTTAATCCACCaaattatattattatgttatttcCTGCTGGCAGCTCTTATTGAATCTGCACGTTTTAAATTATTTTGTCAAATAAAACGATTGAACTTGGAAAAATGATGTAGGAGGataggggggggggatatcaGCAACCACGAGGAATAACTCCAGTGTGGCGTCTGCTTCAAAGTGAGACTCTGATCCAAAGATGTCGAGATTCTAGGTGGAGGATACTTAATGACATTATCGTTTAATAGCGCAAAGGCaacaaaaaaaaacgttaaagcATCTCTCACCTTGACAAAACTACACCGAACACATCTACTTCCCTTCCCCATAATAATCACTCCATGAATCATTCATCTTTAATAGATTATGCAAATAGAAGGACATAAAATCAACAATGATCAATAACGCCAGGCGTTTAATTGCTcgtaaaaaaaagggggaaaacatTTTAAGATTAAGCATGATCTGCAACCTTTTTTTGGCTAATGATACCATTATTCCAAAAACTGGAGCATGGCCTAAGTGcaggaaaataagccctcaccccctcctccctcttcaCTAAAGCTTTTTCCTTAATCTGTCCTTTAAAACGTTTACCTTCATTACTGTTGGTAAACAGCACTGAGTCTTAATGAGAGTTTCTGCCGCTCCTCTACCGTCTGATTGAAATCCTGCATACAGATGAACATGTTAGTGCTAAGGTGCCACCTGGGAGTGTCACGCTGAGCCCGCAATGAACTTTCCTCGCACTTGGACCGAGATGGATCAGGCAGAGGCATCTCAGTGACATTGAAAAGATGTAACAGAGAGGATAGACACGTGTAGGCTACTGAATATGCAATCAGATGCCATAAACCTAACCGCCCTTTCTTTAGCCACCTTGTACACTATCATTGCGTGGTAAGGGAATCCATTACTGTTTCACATCTGCCTTTTGCAGGGAAGCAGCCCGGCCAACATAAATATACTGAAATTGTGACCTTGGGTAATTCGGTTTACCCCCGGTAGAAGTGGCTCATGACCTAATCCTGAACTGTCACCGATAATAACAACTGAGTGATTATTACTCATTTGATGCACTGTTCCACTACATAAAAGCCCACCAGCTCCTGTGTGTCCCCACCTAGCTGTATAAACTTATCCTCAACAGCTGCTCCGCCGACACATGAAACCAAAACCACCCAAGGCTGATACCACCTTACCAAGTCAGTCCACAACATGTGTGTTTAAGAAGCAAGGAAGTATTATTTCATGAACTTATGATTTACAAATACAAATtttcattagagatgagtgaatctgtTTGCACATATGGTACAAATCTAGTGATTTTTAGGCACCAAACCGAATCTGAATATTTTCGGTATCCCTTTCAGACAAATCTTGTATATACGATAATAACAGAAGTCTGACAAAGCTgataaaatgtccattgattccAATCACTTTGGAATGTTTCTGTTATTCTCTGTTGGACCATTTGTATCATTTCTGTGTAAATTAAAATAGATGCCATATACAATTCCCCAGTCGTCAAATAATGTCTAGGAAAAACCACAGTGCTACCACAGGAGAAATTAAGAATCGGAGCGTAGGATACAATGGATAGAATTTTCACTAAATTCAGGCATGATCTTTCCAGCTCACCACTTTGGGTAGTAAGTAAGGACTCTGGAATTGGTACCACCTTCTATTTCCTCTTatagaacttttaaaacttttattacagCAAATCTGCCAAGACCAAAACTACATGTTGGATTAGGTTTTTTATTCCTACTACTTTTTcctacaattattttttttttcttacatattaacttttggaaacttTAACCAAAACGTAATATAAAGCATAAGATACAATATAACATTTCCACATAGTCCACGCTCTCTAGAACGTAGGATAGAAGTATAGCTTCTATGTGCTTTGTATTACAATCATatttggattcatcattacataaACTATATAGAAGTACAGTAACATAAATTTCTCTGCTGTACCAAAACAGTATAACAGTATAATAGTGTAAACTTATTTTGATCTCTTGCAGGAATTTTTCAGGACAGGAGTTCatttgtgactgcactactgagacGCCTAGTGCTTTGCTGCCATAGAGTAACATATACCGTACCGGTACATACAAGCAAATTTGCAACGAAAACACAAGAGAATATTTATAGTGCATTATAGTGTTGTATTAAAGTGTAAATGACAATAGTAGGTGCAAACAGTAAGTTAGTATGGAAATATAGTATTGAAGCAATATAAAAGACAgtgtcccacatttatcaaaaacagtttgtctgtgtagtgtgcagggtgcaccagattcatgatttgggtctcatgttcttcatgaatctagcgccccctgcactgctccaactttttttggtgcacctttaacatagggcatgcaacacaattctgtcgaacgCTGCATGATATGCATTTCCCACATAtgttgcggacacttcttaaatacatgggcATGCAGTTTGCGGTGGCGCAGGAGCTTCAATAAATCTGGACCAGTAAGTTACCGACACAAGTTTACATCACACATTAGTAGTATGTAGAAGTAATATTGGAAGACCCTTATCATTCAAGTAATGTTCTATGACATTTCTAAATGAAGAGAATAAACTGTTCTAATGTGGTGTCAATTTTGCGCCAAAGATTCCACATACAAGGTTGGTCATATTTTATCACCAAATACACCACTACACAATATGGACTTTATGGATTTTTCAACAGTAAGATTGGACAGGAAAGTCAACTTTGTGTTCACATGTGTTTCTGTTTTGTCGCTCCACTATAGGAACAGAAAAAGGAAAATAATGGCCGGATCTGTCTCCTCATCGGCATCAAAGGCATCTATCAACTGATGGTGACCCTTGAAATTCCATCACTGGATAAAATAATGCACCTTGCAGTGTCTGTTGAGGCATTTTTCACAGAATTTATAATGGAGGCGCCTAACAGAGCCTCTAACACAGTGAACATATAGTCACTTCTGAAAACTGAAGACGGATTGCACTGGAACATGAAAGTTTTGAAAACATGAGCATTACATGAGCACCTCATGATACTCTCAAGGCATCCACAAGAACAATATATAACCGATACAACTGTTATAATTCTAGAGAAGAGCTTGCCTTACCGGTTACGACTGGGTAGCTCTGAGGTCCTGAGACATTGCTTCCTAGATCTGCATTGCCAGAGGCTGTTAAACTAGATTTGACTTCATCCAGACCAGGAGTTAGTGCTGGAAGGGAATATTCATTTGCCTGgtgaacaataaaaaataaaatagggtTGGTAATCTCCAAAACCAAGAAAGTGTTAGAAAATCAAAGGAATCATGGGGTCAGATttatctggtgtacaagccctgacatagtcacaattcctggtgtaCAGCCAAGAATGGCGACTATTTACCCCCTTACACCTCCTCCACACCAAGTGGTcgtggaggggcgtgaagggCAGGCAGGGCCTATGCCAAGttggagcctcctgatatatgTAACGCGTGCATGGTTACCATCTTACAGCCTATGATATATACCCCATTTATGTCTATTACGGGTTAATTGTTTGGAGTTGTAGGGCAAAGTTATAGTAATACAGAAAATCATTAAAAATGTTGGTGTAATTTACAGAAGTGTTTTATGCTGTTttagtattttttgtattttatatatatatgaataattaTGTCATCTATCACATCTATTGTATGATAACAAAATTAACTCCTTGCTATAGTAAAATGTTAATGGGGACCTGAAAACTGTATACATATGATTAGTTCAtggataaatgaaaaaaatgtacataGCTGAATGCTCCAAAAAGTAATTTGACTTCTAAAGCCTAAGCTAGGTTTAAGGAACCCATCTCCTAGATTTTATATTATCTCATAGATTTTTCTGTTGATCTATTAAAAATGAAGGCAAAACCAAAAATCACCTGTCTCCCTAAATCATCAGCATTTGATTTTGTGAATGATGTGCTTCATTAAATACAATGGAAGGACACTCCCCCATCACCCTGTTCTTATTCACCCTCTTCCTGTGCACTGGGGTATGAAATTGGGGAGTGGGCCAGAGCACATGGCCAACAGAAGGGTGGGAGGGGGAGTCATTGAATTTGAAAGGGTGTCCTGTCCAAAACAATCTAGTAATTGCCTTCTTATTATGGTTTTCTTGGGAGCAGACCTTGCTCTCTACAGCTGCCTTTTCAAagggataatatacagggggaACCAAAAAGGAATGGAGAAAAAACTCTGTCTGATTAATATTACATTAAATTAAAACTGATTTTCTGCTCTTTCTTGCCCCGTTTTCTCCATCCACGCCCCCCACCTCTATGCCTGGACGCCACAGCCTAGTCATTTCCAATTCCTTTTCGTATTGATCTTCCTGTTGAAATCAGTTTCGTAATTAGCTGCAAATTAGGCCTTCTACTGGGGGTGAAGCTGCCCCCTGATTTATCACCGGAGTAATTCGCTGTGATCGGAGAGAAATTAAAATGAACTCAATTAGGCTTTAGATTTGCTTTATGGGCCCTGCTTTAAGTTTCAGGGGGAAAAAATGACTGTGCTGGCGTTTAATAGTCTAATGAAAGTAAATAAAGGTTATCCATTGTAATAAACTCTGGGACTCTGGGAAAAGAAGAAAATCACTCTCAAATATGCCTTTTCTTCATTTCATGTTTTATAGTTTGGGGCATTTCAgaagatttttttattaatttcatgTTCCATTAAGACAAACAACCTTTATGATATAAATAGAGAGAGGAGTTAGCGAGAAAGGATCTGAGCCAAAGGTCTACAATTCCCATGTTTTATATGCAGCTTCAAGCTCAGAAAAGTGGTTTAAAGGGCAAACTAGGTTTCTTGACTATTCTTTTAACTGGCATTTGGTACTCTATTATCTGTTAAATGGTATAATATTTGATTCTGTAATAAATAGGTAGAGAGCCTGAGCTTtgcataaaaaaaagttaaaggtaAAATGGTTGAAGGAAAATGGAAAAATGCTAAAAGACAatttaaggctctgttcacatctggGTCTGGTAGTATTGGTTCTCCATTCTTTTCTGGTATTAAAATGGAATAGTAATGGAAAGCATTCTTGTGTACATTGCATTCAGTAGTGATTGGAGACTTTTTGTTCACCTTCCGTTCTTAGTTTCTGTTACGCTCTCCTAAAACGCAGGTCCTCAGCAACATTGTCTACATTGTCTACATAGGTTAACTGACTTATAATAATAAAAGCAAATAGaagcaaatattctaaaaaaaattttaatatggTGGTTCTCCCTGTTTACAGTAGCCACATGGTCACTTGCCATACTACTCAACTATGGTGCCAgaagtatttttattttataacgtctgttgttattattatggggttttttttattattctcttCTCCGGTGTCACTGTTTTATCACTAAACTCTCCAATAaaagggcaacccctttaattaaagaaGACAGATGGGGTGCAATGTAAAATCGTGTTTCTTATTGGGACACCATTACTGCAAGACAGTTTACATCTACGAATTAATTTGGCTTTCTTATTTAGTGCTTTGATTTATGATGATGTAAATTCTAGTTTGTAGCAATGAATATGGGCTCTTCTGATAATGTCCTACTAGTGGCTTCAATCCTGTTTATTACTTTTAAGTTTATAACCAAGGCAATGTGGTCTTCTGTCAATGTACGCTTGGCTTTGTGGCAATGTACTACACTTGTAGTACATAGAGGTCTGTGATGATGTATTAAGCTTGTAGTACTTAGTTGTGACATTTTTGAGAAAATGAACAAAATGTAATTTGTAGCAGTCAGTAGATCCCACGTTATCTCCTACATTACCTGTTCTGATTTGATGTGTTCTGAAGCTTGAAAGACATCGGAATATGATGGGCGTTCAAATACTCGATCTAGTGCTTCCAACTGTTGTTGGGTGAAGTTGTCTGCACGTAGATGTTTCCGTAAGCTCTCCACGCTACTCTGAGAATCTCCATTTGGACCAGAACCATCAGAGCCATCTATGTAACAAAAGAGGACACGAGAATAATAACTGCTTGTAGATGTGCCAGAGGAGCTACTTAGTTCATCGTGAAGTTATTTTTGGATGTTGTCTGTCTTGGAACAAGACATCCTACAATGTTTTATACTTATTTACCTACATCGAAAATTTTAAAAAGGCAAGTTATTAATAGTGCATTAACATGAGACATAGGTCGACTTTAGTTGTGTGCTGACTTTTACATCCAGAGCTGAATATCTGTTGAGGATGGGTAGATGTATTTCAGCGCTGTGTATTAGATTTCATAGTATAAATTCCATCTATAGCAAAAAGTATTCTCCCATTCTGTTCCACTGGGAATGAAACCGGGAGATTACATTAAAGCCGATAAATCTTATTCTTTGCAGGTGAATGTTGGATATGATATAATCAATATTACATTATATAGCATGGAGCAGTATCCTTCATAAGCTAATGTAAAATATCAGATATTGATTAGAGGAAGTGCAAAGCATTTTGTCTGACCCTTTAACAAAGCATCATTTCGTTCACACTAGAGGAAATGGCCCATGTTGATTTCTCTttatgttccctttaaaaatgattATAGATGGCTCTGCATCTTATTTTTAAAAGGGATAtcccaaaatatattttatatgcagTCTATTTAATTTGTAGCTACTAATGGACAGTTACATATTAGAGCTAAGTCAACCAAAATTACCAATTTTCAGCAGGACCCATAGACTTTCTCTTATGTATGGGGGGATCTCAAGACTCCCCAAATATAGAATGTTGGTTTAATGAAAAATCAAGCATGTTGAATTTTAATGCCTGATCTTTTTGCCCCAGGGGTGATAAGACACTGGCAGTTGTCTGGTAACACTCCATGTGCGTGTATATGAAAATGTTGAGTATTTGAGCATTACCAGACAGCTTTTCTTCGTATGAAAATGTTTGGTTAGCTAAATAACTTTTTGGCATTAAGTAAAGGGGTTGGCATCCCTTAGAACAGGTCATTGTTACTGTATATTGCTAATTTGGTGATATTGATCTGGGGTTTTCTCAGACTAGGGCCACCTAGTTGGTGGAATGGCATGGTTAGGGCAAAGACCGCATAGTGATTTTAGGTAGTACCAAAACTAATAACCATTCCTCCTTTTATAGGACTGGTATAGCAGAGGTGGCTATCTAGCTTTGAGATACAATATATTAAAGAGTAGAACAATtgatatgcatgtgtatataaatGCCAATTGTAAAGTAAACTTTGGAGGATCAGTTGAACTAAAAAATTTCCTTAAAGAGAGTTTCAAGATGTGAAGGCCACAAATGTGTTCACTATGATCGTGTCTTCAGATATTTTTTCTATTAGGTAACTGTTAATACCAGTTATAAAATTTACTTAATGTTGAAAACATAGTCATAGTATTGAATATTGCATCATGGGTAACACCTCCGTTTTTTTATTCTATGCTATTGGAACACTGTTCGATTTCAAGCTAT
Proteins encoded in this region:
- the PAX2 gene encoding paired box protein Pax-2 isoform X11, whose protein sequence is MFAWEIRDRLLAEGICDNDTVPSVSSINRIIRTKVQQPFHPTPDGSGTPVSGPGHTIVPSTASPPVSSASNDPVGSYSINGILGIPRSNGEKRKRDEDGSDGSGPNGDSQSSVESLRKHLRADNFTQQQLEALDRVFERPSYSDVFQASEHIKSEQANEYSLPALTPGLDEVKSSLTASGNADLGSNVSGPQSYPVVTESFSSHLYVKQEPHEASLTPFTPSSLASSGLADLQPFQMALTVDASTPTYSSFTHHGPPYGQFGSQPLIAGRDMTSTTLPGYPPHVPPTGQGSYPTSTLAGMVPGTNVSVHHSVQPVECCSCLSSSKPCLFHCRTGSGSEFSGNPYSHPQYTTYNEAWRFSNPALLMPHPGAPHLPLLPLPMTATSYHGNHMKLQGENLGLHIVPV
- the PAX2 gene encoding paired box protein Pax-2 isoform X6 — its product is MDMHCKADPFSAMHPGHGGVNQLGGVFVNGRPLPDVVRQRIVELAHQGVRPCDISRQLRVSHGCVSKILGRYYETGSIKPGVIGGSKPKVATPKVVDKIAEYKRQNPTMFAWEIRDRLLAEGICDNDTVPSVSSINRIIRTKVQQPFHPTPDGSGTPVSGPGHTIDGSDGSGPNGDSQSSVESLRKHLRADNFTQQQLEALDRVFERPSYSDVFQASEHIKSEQANEYSLPALTPGLDEVKSSLTASGNADLGSNVSGPQSYPVVTESFSSHLYVKQEPHEASLTPFTPSSLASSGLADLQPFQMALTVDASTPTYSSFTHHGPPYGQFGSQPLIAGRDMTSTTLPGYPPHVPPTGQGSYPTSTLAGMVPGTNVSVHHSVQPVECCSCLSSSKPCLFHCRTGSGSEFSGNPYSHPQYTTYNEAWRFSNPALLMPHPGAPHLPLLPLPMTATSYHGNHMKLQGENLGLHIVPV